The sequence below is a genomic window from Aureispira sp. CCB-E.
GGAAAACCCAGAGAAGATCAAAGAATAAGTCATGAACTCGTTGCTATATTCTTAATTGAAGGAATAATTCAAAAAAACGTGCTTTTCGACAAATATCATTTTACGGTTAAGATTTTAAATTCTAAAGATGAATTTGATTCTAAAGTTCTTTACCCGTATGAAGAAGGAAAACGTATGTACTATAAAAATGGAGAAGTCTTTGAAAAAATATTAATCAATCAAAAGCACATAAAAAAAATATTCTCCCTTTATAAGAAATGGTATAAAAAGGTCAAAAGAAAATATAAAACTATTGACTCTATTGCATTAAATCATCCTCTATTAAACTCTAAATATTCTTGGAATTAACAAAAAAAAGCGCAGCAGATAACAAAATTTGCAGAACCAAGTTGAATTTATAGATGATGCCATTGAGGAAGAAAAATAAGAACTGGTCACACACACTAGAACGTAAAAAAAACAAGTCACCCAACAACAGGGCAACTTGTTTTTTTACAACCTACCAATCCACGCTATCCAAAGCATCATTGACCAACTTATTCGACAAGTGCAAATAAATCATCGTCGTTTCAATTTTGGAATGTTGCAAAATTGCCTTTAAAATATGTAGCGGTACCTTAGAAGCCAAGTTTGTCGCAAAGGTATGTCGAGCGACATGGCTGGTTACCTTCTTTTGCAAGTGGGCACGTTGAGCAATGACCTTGAGCGTACGGTTAAAGTATTGATTGCTGTAAGGATGAAAGACAGGACCACGAAGGTAAAGTACCTGCTTTTTGTATTTTTGAATGATGGCTTCAGGCTTTCGTTCGTAGAGTTTGTATAGGGGAAGGATAAGCTGCTTATTGGTTTTTTGAGCAATGATATTCAAAACCAAGCCCTCCTTGGTCGCATCAATATTCTCATACTTCAAGTGAGCTGTATCGGCAAAGCGCAACCCCGTATAACACGAAAATAAAAACATATCCCGAATCAATTCCAAATAAAACTCCTCTTTAGAAAAGGTCAAGGCTTCTATTTGTTGCACTTCGTCAACAGTGAGTACCGTCCGCTCTGTTGGCACCAATTTGGGCGTAAATTTTAGATAAGGATTTTGATTCATTTCCAACAAGTCACTCCTGATGGCCAAATTGATGTACTTTCTTACTTGTTTGTGGTGGGTGTAAACCGTGTTGGTGTGGAGTTGGTGTTGGTACAAAAAGGTGTCAAAGTCTCGAATGAGGTTGTAAGTCAACTCAGAAAACTGTACATCCTTTTTAAATTTGGTCCAATAATTCAACGCTGTTTTGTGTTTTTTCTTGGTTTCCTTTTCTAATTTGGTATCGTTGGCCAATTCGTATTTCCAAAACTCGGTAAAAGAACCGTTGTCCTCGTATTTAAAATAAGCATCCAATTGATTGAGGGTAATGGCATCGTGTTTTCTTACCCAATCGTAGGCATAGTTCTCCAGTTCGTTGATTTGCCGTTGAATTTCGGCATTGTAAGTTGCGGCATTGGGGTGGTCAATGACTTTGGATAGTCGCTTGCTCCACTGTCGGGGCTTGACGTAGATTTTGGTAGAAATGTATTTTCGTTTTCCATCGAGATAGGCTCTGATGTGAATGGTAGCGGTACCATCTTTACGAAGTTTTTTCTTGAAGTTGTAAATTAAGCTAAATTGAATCATTTGAATTTCTTTTTTAGAAACGTGAAGCAAAAAGCGTTCTAAAAAAGGTAACAAATGGGTAACAAAAAGAAATGTTAACCTGTGTAGAGAGTATCTGAGAGCAGTAGGAGTAACAAATGAGTAACAAAAAAAAGAGTAGTAATAAATTAGCTGAAACAGCGATATTTGCTAGGTTTATTACTACTCTGTGTCGGCTAAATGTAGCCTAGAATTGTGCCCAGGACAAGATTAAAGTCGTCTCTTATATTGTTTTGTACATCAACAATATAGGGCTTTTGTTGGATTTTGGGTACTGAGTTGGTATTTTAATTTGGTTCTGTTATCCAGTGTTCTATTTGTAAACAAATGGCCTTTTGCCAAGATCTAATTTTTTGTTCTGTAGTAATCGCAAGAACACTACAATTTTGATTTATATTTCCTTTAGTGTCATAATAATGTCCAGTGTGCGTGTTTGATGCATAACTAGGGTAGACCAAGGCAGCTTTTTTAGCATCGAAATAATGTAAATAAGCAAACATTTGACGTAAGTCGTTTGAAGATGGATTTGTATTGTACAAGTTTTTCCATTTAGTATCAAGTACATATTTTTTCTTGTCTAATTCAATGATAATATCAGGACGTAAACGAGAAGCATAGCCTTTTGAAGGTTTCCAAAAGTTCTTAGAACTTTGAGTTGATATTTTGAATGAATTATTTTTTTGCAAGCTAACGGCAACAAATTGTTCCCAAAGTAAATTCATGTCAAACATTAGAGCCAAAACATGGTTATTACCTTGAGTAATATTAGGGTGATAATTAAGTAAGATTAGTTGAGCAATGTCTATTGCGGTTTTGTAAGATGTATTTTTTCTATTGTAGACAATTTTTTCAAAAAGCACTGGAGTTACTTTGATATTAGGCATAGGAGGGAAGTCTAGCAAGATTTTGCCTATTTTACTAATTAAACTTGGATTAAGGTTTATTCTTCTAAGAACTAATAATGTTTTATACAGAATTGCATGTAGTTTATGATTAATATCATAATTAGTATAAGCAATATAAAAACGTTCTTGATGTATTAAGTTTTGTTGTATATGCTTATTGAATTTAATTTTTCCTTTTAAAGCTAGTTGATTCCCTTCTTTTTTATTGTACTTTTTAATAAGCCCTCTATGTAGGAGATATTCTATTTCAGTAATGAATAGTTCAAAATACAAGTCTAGAATAGAATTTTGTTTAATATTTAAGTTACTAGAAGATGGAGCATGAATATTAAACATCCCCACAGCTTTTAACATCTCAATAAGTCTATTTTGCCAAGTTTCTTTATTATCTATTTTGCCAGCTTTGGGGAGCACTTCGATAGTAGTGTTTCCAATTTTAAGTACACCTACGTATTGGCGAAATTTGATTCCCTTGTTAACCAATGAGTAATAAGGAAAATCATTTCCATCGCCATAGAATTGTTCAAGTAGACCAAGTTGTTGTTGAGTCAGTCTTAACTCATTATTTCCTCTATTAGTATATAACGCTTGATGCTCAAATATTTGAAATGTATCATTCATACCTAATTCAACATATTTTTGACCGCTGTTATAAAATTAAACTTTAATTCATTTTGACTATCTTTGATAAATAATTCTTTTTGTATTCTATAATCATGTATAAGGTATGTTTTCCGCTCTTGGAATGAAGCTATTCCTTCATAAGGAAATTCAGAAAATAGATTATTCTCGGTGTATTGTTCTTTTACAAAGCCAATGCCTAGAATAAGCCCTATTTTGCCATAGTCTCCAAAAAAGTATTCTTGAAGTAGGGGGATAATTTGATTGTAAAAAGTATATTTTAAATCTTCAATATCCTTTATTTTCATAAAGTAGCTATGACCAATAAGATGATCTTTGTCTAATAAGACCTCAATGCGTTTATTTATAATTGTAAGAAGTTGCGTTAAGTCAATTTCAGAAACAACTCCCATTGATTTTTTTAATTTCCCTTCTGTTTTAATTAAATGAGGATTGGGAGCGATTTCTTCAAAAGAAAATCTCCTTCTCAATGCTGTATCTAAAGCTTCTACACTTCTATCTGCTGTATTCATTGTACCTAAAATATAAAGGTTAGAAGGAACACTAAATGGATCTCTGCTATAAGCTAGTTTTATTTCTAATTCTTCATCATTACCAGCTCGTTTATCTTCTTCTATTAGGGTGATTAGTTCTCCAAATATTTGAGAAGTATTCCCCCTATTTATTTCATCAATTATTAAGACATAATTTTTTAAAGAGTTGTCAATTTGATTTTTTTCAAGGTTTTTGTCTTTTAATATGTCATCAATAACCTTTTGTTCATAAGATTTATAAGTTGGGCTTTTACCTTCAAAAAGGACTCTTGATAATTGATTAAAGCAAATATTCATTGACGTTTGCATCGTTCCTGCTTTGACAATAACCGAACCTACAGAATTCTTGTATAGATAAAATGGATACCCTTCTGGTGTGTTAAGTTGAAAGTTGGAGTGTGTTTCTTTTTGGTTAGGAAGTTTTTCGGTATAGTTATAGTATAATTCTCTAAATATCTCTTCAGTAAGAGGGATTTTGTCATCACCGATAAGAATACTACGTTCTTGTTGTTTGTTAGCTTCAGTACATATTTTTCTAAAAAGACCAGGAATAACCTTGTAGGTTATATTCCTGCCTTCTTCTTTAGGTTCTAAAGGCTTCATTCCTTCAACAAAATCTTCATAACCCATACTTTGATGAAAGGTGCAGAAAACAATTCGTCCCGCTTCTTTATAAGTATTAAATTGATCCGTTAATTGTTTTCTGTTAGTGTATTTTGCCTCTAATTCTTCTTGAGTAAGATTTTCAATGATTTGTACCGCATGATTAATAGTATGGTACGTTTTTCCTGTGCCAGGAGGACCAAAAAGAATTTTGTTTAATGGGATATTAAGCTTCTCAATAGTTATGTTAGTAGGAGCATGATTAGAATTATTATCAATGCCAAGTAGTGTAGCAATGATATCAAACTTAGGTATTAACTCTTGGATGGCTTTTTCTGTGAGTTTTATTAATTCTTCCCAATTATAGGAGAGTAATTCTTTCTTGGGATATATTTTGACAATTTCAGAATTAAAATAATCTCCTCGATATTTTAAATATATTTCTCTGAGTTTATCGTTCTCATTAAGTCCAACGGTGTCAATTTTAATAACATATTGATCCTCCGTATCAATAGATAGGGTGTAAGCAAGGATTTTGTTATTTAAACTTATTGGTGTAGGATATATTTTAGCCCATAAATATTCTTGAAAATTACCTCC
It includes:
- a CDS encoding tyrosine-type recombinase/integrase; translated protein: MIQFSLIYNFKKKLRKDGTATIHIRAYLDGKRKYISTKIYVKPRQWSKRLSKVIDHPNAATYNAEIQRQINELENYAYDWVRKHDAITLNQLDAYFKYEDNGSFTEFWKYELANDTKLEKETKKKHKTALNYWTKFKKDVQFSELTYNLIRDFDTFLYQHQLHTNTVYTHHKQVRKYINLAIRSDLLEMNQNPYLKFTPKLVPTERTVLTVDEVQQIEALTFSKEEFYLELIRDMFLFSCYTGLRFADTAHLKYENIDATKEGLVLNIIAQKTNKQLILPLYKLYERKPEAIIQKYKKQVLYLRGPVFHPYSNQYFNRTLKVIAQRAHLQKKVTSHVARHTFATNLASKVPLHILKAILQHSKIETTMIYLHLSNKLVNDALDSVDW
- a CDS encoding 5-methylcytosine restriction system specificity protein McrC; translated protein: MNDTFQIFEHQALYTNRGNNELRLTQQQLGLLEQFYGDGNDFPYYSLVNKGIKFRQYVGVLKIGNTTIEVLPKAGKIDNKETWQNRLIEMLKAVGMFNIHAPSSSNLNIKQNSILDLYFELFITEIEYLLHRGLIKKYNKKEGNQLALKGKIKFNKHIQQNLIHQERFYIAYTNYDINHKLHAILYKTLLVLRRINLNPSLISKIGKILLDFPPMPNIKVTPVLFEKIVYNRKNTSYKTAIDIAQLILLNYHPNITQGNNHVLALMFDMNLLWEQFVAVSLQKNNSFKISTQSSKNFWKPSKGYASRLRPDIIIELDKKKYVLDTKWKNLYNTNPSSNDLRQMFAYLHYFDAKKAALVYPSYASNTHTGHYYDTKGNINQNCSVLAITTEQKIRSWQKAICLQIEHWITEPN
- a CDS encoding AAA family ATPase — protein: MEFFNEKDFTYLKRYAGQKKSSIPESQETYNYLKDVSYEKLKHLAITIGKNLFEGQKSIHVHRRPINQGGNFQEYLWAKIYPTPISLNNKILAYTLSIDTEDQYVIKIDTVGLNENDKLREIYLKYRGDYFNSEIVKIYPKKELLSYNWEELIKLTEKAIQELIPKFDIIATLLGIDNNSNHAPTNITIEKLNIPLNKILFGPPGTGKTYHTINHAVQIIENLTQEELEAKYTNRKQLTDQFNTYKEAGRIVFCTFHQSMGYEDFVEGMKPLEPKEEGRNITYKVIPGLFRKICTEANKQQERSILIGDDKIPLTEEIFRELYYNYTEKLPNQKETHSNFQLNTPEGYPFYLYKNSVGSVIVKAGTMQTSMNICFNQLSRVLFEGKSPTYKSYEQKVIDDILKDKNLEKNQIDNSLKNYVLIIDEINRGNTSQIFGELITLIEEDKRAGNDEELEIKLAYSRDPFSVPSNLYILGTMNTADRSVEALDTALRRRFSFEEIAPNPHLIKTEGKLKKSMGVVSEIDLTQLLTIINKRIEVLLDKDHLIGHSYFMKIKDIEDLKYTFYNQIIPLLQEYFFGDYGKIGLILGIGFVKEQYTENNLFSEFPYEGIASFQERKTYLIHDYRIQKELFIKDSQNELKFNFITAVKNMLN